The Armigeres subalbatus isolate Guangzhou_Male unplaced genomic scaffold, GZ_Asu_2 Contig948, whole genome shotgun sequence genome window below encodes:
- the LOC134204897 gene encoding uncharacterized protein LOC134204897 yields the protein MSDLLKIETVNILMGDTVKTSESLTEENHDPKLQELITKWNLSPSIYAILIQHGFSVEYLKGMDDRSLDDVFSVAKWTGHKCALRQKLVLWQDSVLYQTASTSSAQQNSPEVNTVEVPRTLLSQSNQLKHRLLPTTVTTELFNDILSRNEKGKIVVKHFHNHQCLDATHRKYLAHTIVDYYIANELYFPLPDMAKFAQLIAARFTTELAVIYYNPRDAKADKKHPSGLIYDRFHNRNKKRLLKVPKETESNFQEAKYAALHLSEDDITKQTVLKNWLRNNFAPAEDVQIKWKQSVSLRLRSIINEADIEKADVLSEWPRILDETGYLLIDSDFDFLFGNSEKLFNEWNAFSGNFLNYIRSIEIKDDHSRQLLDSLADFHYQDSRDLVVCYVFQAVVKPTRSSGRKLPTILQAQFDVCCLLQTYDEYIEDLRALRQECETAKVQMTPRIYAIGSIEHIEAFYVVTGKFEYKLPSLLRSLDVIIKLKHVLDYRFPDSCEAFWGFVTRFFYGIEYRRKSKNNQLLQLIAYLESLHGGDK from the exons atgagtGATCTTTTAAAAATAGAAACAGTGAATATACTGATGGGCGATACCG TGAAAACTTCTGAATCGCTCACAGAGGAAAACCATGACCCGAAATTGCAGGAACTAATTACAAAATGGAATTTGAGCCCATCAATCTACGCCATTCTCATCC AACATGGATTCTCAGTTGAGTACCTGAAAGGAATGGACGATAGGTCGTTGGACGACGTTTTTTCAGTGGCCAAATGGACCGGGCATAAGTGTGCCCTTCGACAAAAGTTGGTTTTGTGGCAAGACAGCGTTTTATACCAAACAGCAAGCACATCAAGCGCACAACAAAATTCGCCGGAGGTAAACACAGTGGAAGTCCCAAGAACATTGCTATCACAATCAAACCAACTGAAACATCGTCTATTGCCGACTACAGTAACAACGGAATTGTTCAATGACATTCTCAGTCGCAATGAGAAAGGTAAAATTGTTGTAAAACATTTCCATAATCACCAGTGCCTCGATGCTACCCATAGAAAATATTTGGCTCACACGATTGTCGATTATTACATCGCCAACGAGCTGTATTTTCCGTTACCTGACATGGCCAAATTTGCTCAACTTATAGCTGCGCGTTTTACAACAGAGCTAGCG GTGATCTACTATAATCCCCGGGACGCCAAAGCTGATAAAAAACACCCATCCGGATTAATCTACGATCGCTTTCACAATCGGAATAAGAAAAGATTGCTTAAGGTTCCTAAGGAAACGGAAAGCAATTTTCAAGAAGCAAAGTATGCTGCACTGCATCTTTCTGAAGACG ACATCACAAAGCAAACAGTACTGAAGAACTGGCTTCGCAATAACTTCGCTCCGGCTGAGGACGTTCAGATTAAGTGGAAACAATCAGTGTCATTGCGTTTGCGTTCAATTATCAATGAAGCTGATATTGAAAAGGCAGATGTACTATCTGAATGGCCTAGAATCCTCGATGAAACTGGATATCTGTTG ATCGATTCAGACTTTGATTTTCTCTTCGGGAATTCTGAGAAACTGTTCAACGAATGGAATGCATTCTCCGGTAATTTCTTGAACTACATCCGAAGCATCGAGATAAAAGACGACCACTCACGACAGCTTCTCGACTCTCTAGCAGATTTCCATTATCAAG ATAGTCGTGATTTGGTCGTATGCTACGTATTTCAAGCTGTTGTCAAACCAACACGAAGCAGTGGTAGAAAGCTTCCAACAATACTACAGGCACAATTTGACGTCTGTTGTCTATTGCAAACCTACGACGAGTATATTGAAGATCTCCGTGCGCTGCGACAGGAATGCGAAACAGCAAAAGTTCAAATGACTCCACGCATTTATGCTATAGGCAGCATTGAACACATTGAAGCATTCTATGTCGTAACCGGAAAGTTTGAGTATAAATTGCCGTCTCTTTTGCGTAGCTTGGATGTCATCATCAAGCTGAAGCACGTGCTTGACTATCGTTTTCCAGATAGTTGCGAAGCTTTCTGGGGCTTCGTAACCCGGTTCTTCTACGGAATCGAATATAGAAGGAAGTCCAAGAATAATCAGCTGCTTCAATTAATCGCATATTTAGAATCTCTCCACGGAGGAGATAAGTAA